In a genomic window of Virgibacillus sp. SK37:
- the ytvI gene encoding sporulation integral membrane protein YtvI, whose protein sequence is MYKHFFPQIARSLIVVFLLLILYTIIRYAGSILLPIIIATIVSLILHPFVSFIEKNLKLPRIVATFSAIILIFLIVIGGIFLLVTEVIQGTVYLAENVPAYFRQAMQQLNEFIQLKIIPFYEKLLSIFNSLENGYQSAIEDYLKQATSNIAESGSAMLQDLLLKIPSYLSMLPGSITIIIFILLATFIITNDLDNLKQMVSRAMPMQLHSVFRELTTQFKRTTLGFIKAQIILVIISAVLIFIGLTILNIKHAFTISLFAVVVDLLPYIGTGLIFIPWILFLYITAEYTLTIRLAILYMVVIIVRQIIEPKVLSSSIGIHPLVALITLFAGVQLWGIMGFILTPVFLIVLNVIYQAGVLKKLWKFIRSG, encoded by the coding sequence ATGTACAAGCATTTCTTTCCACAGATTGCAAGATCTCTTATTGTCGTTTTCTTATTACTCATTCTATATACCATTATACGCTATGCAGGCTCTATTCTACTGCCAATAATAATAGCCACCATAGTTTCTCTTATTCTTCACCCTTTCGTGAGTTTTATAGAAAAAAACCTTAAATTACCAAGAATTGTGGCGACGTTTAGTGCTATTATATTAATATTTTTAATTGTGATTGGGGGAATCTTTCTTCTTGTTACAGAAGTCATTCAAGGCACAGTATATCTGGCAGAAAACGTTCCTGCATATTTTCGCCAAGCAATGCAGCAATTAAATGAATTTATTCAATTAAAAATCATCCCCTTCTATGAAAAACTTTTATCTATATTTAATAGTTTGGAAAATGGGTATCAATCTGCTATTGAAGACTACCTGAAGCAAGCAACAAGCAATATTGCTGAATCCGGTTCTGCCATGTTACAAGATCTATTACTTAAAATTCCGTCCTATTTGTCAATGCTTCCTGGCTCCATAACCATTATTATCTTTATCTTATTGGCAACATTTATTATTACTAATGATTTGGACAACCTTAAACAGATGGTGAGTAGAGCAATGCCGATGCAGTTACATTCGGTCTTCCGAGAACTTACTACCCAATTCAAAAGAACTACTCTTGGTTTTATCAAAGCCCAAATAATACTTGTAATCATTTCCGCAGTACTTATCTTTATTGGTTTAACCATTTTAAATATAAAACATGCTTTTACTATTTCTTTATTCGCAGTAGTTGTAGATTTACTTCCCTATATTGGAACAGGGCTTATTTTCATTCCATGGATTTTATTTTTATATATTACAGCCGAATATACGCTCACTATTCGTTTAGCTATACTATATATGGTGGTGATTATTGTAAGGCAAATAATCGAACCAAAAGTCTTATCGTCGAGTATCGGCATACATCCGCTAGTAGCTCTAATAACCTTATTTGCAGGTGTTCAATTATGGGGAATAATGGGGTTTATTCTTACACCTGTTTTCCTAATTGTCCTAAATGTCATCTATCAGGCAGGCGTATTGAAAAAGTTGTGGAAATTTATAAGAAGTGGCTAG
- the citZ gene encoding citrate synthase, translating into MTTTKGLEGVVATQSSISSIIDDQLTYVGYKIDDLAKNSSFEEVVYLLWNQKLPNKSELDELKADLAAEMSLPEAVINHLRSYDLSTVHPMAALRTAVSLLGLYDEEADVMEEDANKRKAVRIQAKIATIVTAFARIRQGKDPVQPKKGFSYAENFLYMLNGKEPEDIEVEAINKALVLHADHELNASTFTARVCVATLSDIYSGVTAAIGALKGPLHGGANERVMKMLTEIGEEDNAIPYIKEKLNNKEKIMGMGHRVYRSGDPRAKFLKEMSRQLTELTGQSKWYNMSVKIEDYIKENKGLPANVDFYSASVYHSLGIDHDLFTPIFAVSRVSGWIAHILEQYDNNRLIRPRAEYVGPESPEYVSIEQR; encoded by the coding sequence ATGACAACAACAAAAGGGCTTGAAGGGGTTGTAGCAACTCAGTCATCAATTAGCTCAATTATTGATGATCAACTGACTTATGTTGGTTATAAGATCGATGATCTAGCCAAAAATTCCAGTTTTGAGGAAGTAGTTTATTTATTATGGAATCAAAAGCTACCAAATAAGTCGGAATTAGATGAATTAAAAGCAGATTTGGCAGCTGAAATGAGCTTACCTGAAGCTGTTATTAATCATCTTCGGTCATATGATCTTTCCACGGTTCACCCGATGGCAGCATTACGTACTGCTGTATCACTTCTCGGATTATACGACGAAGAAGCAGACGTAATGGAAGAGGATGCTAATAAACGAAAAGCTGTACGAATCCAAGCGAAAATTGCAACGATTGTAACAGCGTTTGCTCGCATTAGACAGGGTAAAGATCCTGTTCAACCGAAGAAGGGTTTTTCCTATGCAGAAAACTTCTTGTATATGTTAAATGGCAAAGAGCCGGAAGATATTGAAGTTGAAGCAATTAACAAAGCTTTAGTGCTTCATGCTGATCATGAATTAAATGCTTCTACGTTCACTGCAAGAGTATGTGTTGCTACTTTATCTGATATTTATTCGGGAGTAACAGCAGCAATTGGTGCATTAAAGGGGCCTCTTCATGGTGGGGCTAATGAGCGAGTAATGAAAATGCTTACTGAAATAGGGGAAGAAGACAATGCTATCCCTTATATTAAAGAAAAATTAAACAACAAAGAAAAAATTATGGGTATGGGCCACCGTGTGTATAGAAGTGGCGATCCACGTGCGAAGTTTCTAAAGGAAATGTCTCGACAATTAACTGAACTAACAGGACAGTCAAAGTGGTACAATATGTCCGTTAAAATTGAAGATTATATTAAAGAAAACAAAGGACTGCCAGCAAATGTAGATTTCTATTCTGCATCTGTTTACCATAGCTTAGGTATAGATCATGATCTATTTACACCTATTTTCGCAGTTAGTCGTGTTTCTGGCTGGATTGCACATATCTTGGAACAATACGATAACAATCGGTTAATCCGCCCACGCGCAGAGTATGTAGGTCCAGAATCACCGGAATATGTTTCTATTGAACAACGCTAA
- the icd gene encoding NADP-dependent isocitrate dehydrogenase gives MSQGEKIIVENGKMNVPNNPIIPFIEGDGTGPDIWAAAKKVIEASVEKAYNGEKQIDWMEVYAGQKAYDKTGEWLPQDTLDKINEYKIAIKGPLTTPIGGGIRSLNVALRQELDLFTCLRPVRYFEGVPSPVKRPEEVDMVIFRENTEDIYAGIEWQKGSDEVKKVIDFLKNEMNVNNIRFPETSGIGVKPVSEEGTKRLVRSAIEYALNEGRKSVTLVHKGNIMKFTEGAFKAWGYEVAEQEFGDKVFTWAEYDRIVEKDGKDAANKAQDEAVAAGKIIVKDAIADIFLQQILTRPKEFDVVATMNLNGDYISDALAAQVGGIGIAPGANINYATGHAIFEATHGTAPKYAGMDKVNPSSVILSAVLMLEHLEWREAADLITKAMDKTIASKVVTYDFARLMDGAKEVKCSEFGDELIKNMD, from the coding sequence ATGAGTCAGGGAGAAAAAATCATTGTAGAAAACGGTAAGATGAATGTACCTAATAATCCTATTATTCCATTTATCGAAGGGGACGGTACAGGCCCGGATATTTGGGCAGCAGCTAAGAAAGTAATTGAAGCCTCTGTTGAGAAAGCTTACAATGGCGAGAAACAAATTGATTGGATGGAAGTGTACGCAGGGCAAAAAGCGTATGATAAGACTGGCGAATGGCTTCCTCAAGATACGCTTGATAAAATAAATGAATATAAAATTGCTATTAAAGGTCCTCTTACAACACCAATTGGTGGCGGTATTCGTTCCTTAAACGTTGCTTTACGTCAAGAACTCGACTTATTTACATGTCTTCGTCCAGTACGTTACTTTGAAGGTGTTCCTTCTCCAGTAAAGCGTCCTGAAGAAGTAGATATGGTCATCTTCCGTGAAAATACAGAAGATATTTATGCAGGTATTGAGTGGCAAAAAGGTTCTGATGAAGTTAAAAAAGTAATTGATTTCCTTAAAAATGAAATGAATGTAAATAATATTCGTTTTCCTGAAACTTCCGGGATTGGTGTAAAGCCTGTTTCTGAAGAAGGTACAAAACGTTTAGTACGTTCAGCAATTGAATATGCGCTAAATGAAGGACGTAAAAGTGTTACTTTAGTACATAAAGGTAACATCATGAAATTTACAGAAGGTGCTTTTAAAGCATGGGGATATGAAGTAGCTGAACAAGAATTCGGTGACAAAGTATTCACTTGGGCTGAATATGACCGTATTGTAGAAAAAGATGGCAAGGATGCTGCAAATAAAGCACAAGATGAAGCTGTAGCTGCAGGTAAAATTATTGTTAAGGATGCAATTGCGGATATTTTCTTACAACAAATCCTAACACGTCCAAAAGAGTTTGACGTAGTAGCTACAATGAACTTAAATGGTGACTATATTTCTGATGCGCTTGCTGCACAGGTTGGCGGAATTGGAATCGCACCAGGAGCGAACATTAACTATGCTACTGGACATGCTATTTTTGAAGCTACACATGGAACTGCACCTAAATATGCAGGTATGGATAAAGTAAATCCATCTTCTGTTATTCTTTCAGCTGTATTGATGCTTGAGCATTTAGAGTGGAGAGAGGCAGCAGATCTCATCACAAAAGCAATGGATAAGACGATCGCATCTAAAGTTGTAACATATGATTTTGCTCGTTTAATGGATGGAGCTAAAGAAGTGAAATGCTCTGAGTTTGGTGATGAGTTAATTAAGAATATGGACTAA